In Brachypodium distachyon strain Bd21 chromosome 5, Brachypodium_distachyon_v3.0, whole genome shotgun sequence, the genomic window TTCTTGCATGTATGCTAGCACAACGAGAAGGAGCAcaccaacggtcaaagggttggaccATTTCCCAGTTCGCTACTAGCAATAGCCCAAAGTAGCAATTGGTACTTAGCTGAATAGAGAGTGCACCCGGGGAGtacccccggcaacctgtaaacaccaGCTCTTtggctaataacaaactcaggcaagcaggacgtagggttttacacctcagggtggcccgaacctgggtaaaaagtgtgCTCGTGTCAATTGCTTCCATACGCTGTGCATTGGCCCCaccggtgatcgccggagcgatccccgtagcccactgccgaacctaaaagggggtgctcgcgcatccccggtgtctaagccccgtgctacgacacgTCGTTATTCACATTGGCCgttttccaacacctctgtgaagcgttcgtgggggtgatgccgtcggtggcgctattcctccactactactacccgagggtggagaagaaggcccccctgtcctcgggggtagtgttccgattccacgacaggatcaaatcggaattcatcgagctggggaagaagaagatcgagcacgaatggcgccgcgactggtgctcggtgcgcaccgacgagctccaggagttccatgaggagcccctcgggcctccgAAGGGCTCTGATGACTGGATGCTCCGTGACccgaaggacgaggagctggccccgatCTGTGgaaagatcaaggcgctccgtgaggcCGGGCTCACGGACATGGATGTGGtgcgccacttcatcgggaggcgcgtggcccCCTTGCAGCGGCACTCGCATCCGGCGTTGATGTACACcggggccggcgaccggaccccgctgcagcgcacggacctcctcccggaggaagtgcaattctgggtgaagggtatcaccggcgaggacgaacccTACCGGCTGATCCCGCCTAGAGCGCACTCGCTCCGCGCCGGGATCtcgaacccgggagcccgggatctcccactctgcgacgagtgggggatcaTGGAGGACCCCTTGGCGCAACCCTCACCCCCGTAGCCCCGGTCCCAGAAGGGCAAGGGGCCGGCTGCTGACTTGGGGAAAGGGGGCCAGGGCCAGGCCTCCGCCCAGTCGGAgggctcggactccgacgactcctcgtTGGGTGTCGAAGGAGACCTTAGCGACGACGACGTTCCCCCGGCAGCCGACGCAGTCGtgccagaggaggacgacgaggaagatgacgtccccTTGGTAAGGCGgtccgcggcggagcaggcgggCGGGCGGGAGGCCAGCCTGCAGCTCCAGGGACCTCACGGCGACGCGGTGGCTGGGGCCTCCGGCGGTAGTGGCGCGGCTGCTACAGCCGCCCCGACCACCCCGGGAACTCCGGCAGCTCCCCCCGCGCGAAGCGGccctccggcgaggagcatcttaacggacagggtgctcaagctcaagccggCGGGGTAAGTACAATGTCGTTCAGAACAGCTTTGATTTcgcaaaattattttgtgcctgACTAATCTGTTTTTACGTTTTCcagttcgtcgaggaagagggggcagaccgGCGACAACCAGCGTGTCGCTGGCagccccaaccaagaagcctcgCCCGGCATCGGGCGGCGGGACCAAGACGCTGCTGACGCAGCGGTTAcgacagcagcagcggccgcaCGGGACCCAAGGATCCCCGACTCAAGCTCACAGGGCACCGGCCTGGTGGCAGGTACGCGCAAGTTCGAACACTTCCCTTAGTATTCGCGCCAATCCCCACGCTTGACGCAGGAGCCAttcgtgcagttgccggaggggttcCGGCTGCGCCCGCACCTACAGAGGTGCGGGTCATCGACCCTACTGGCGAGGTCGATGACGACGCTTCGGCGGAGGTTGCCTCTGTCGGAGCCCTTCAGCAATTGGTCACGACACCTGTCGGGGCCGCGACTGCTGCCACCGACGACGCCACGCAGCGGGTGCCATCTGAGGCGGGCGGCAcagagcagcctccgccagccggggcgggcggtggtgccctggagaagcccccgagcccctaGCT contains:
- the LOC104585548 gene encoding uncharacterized protein LOC104585548 — protein: MLRDPKDEELAPICGKIKALREAGLTDMDVPRSQKGKGPAADLGKGGQGQASAQSEGSDSDDSSLGVEGDLSDDDVPPAADAVVPEEDDEEDDVPLVRRSAAEQAGGREASLQLQGPHGDAVAGASGGSGAAATAAPTTPGTPAAPPARSGPPARSILTDRVLKLKPAGSSRKRGQTGDNQRVAGSPNQEASPGIGRRDQDAADAAVTTAAAAARDPRIPDSSSQGTGLVAGTRKFEHFP